The nucleotide sequence GCCCGGGGCCATGTGAAGACCTAAGAGGAAGTGGCAGGACAGGTGTCCAGACAGCTAGGGACGGAGCCATCTTCTCAGTGACCCCTGTCACGTGCCCTGTCCTTCTGGGAAGAGGGGGTCCCTGAATGGGTCAACATTGTCATTATCCCCTGCAATGCCTGGAAGTGAAGCtgagctccaggcgcacaaacaaatctgtgcttGGCAGACCCAGGCAGCTGCCCCCTGAGCTGCTCCTGGACAAAAAGCCAAAGTCAGCCCACCACCTTTGGGTGACTGATTCATGGCAGCCACACAAGGACTAACCCAAAAGAGGGAGCATGCTCCACCTGAGCCGAGCCAGCCCAGCAGAGGCGCCAGTGCTGAGCACAGGACCCAGAGGACCCAAAGGACGGAGGCAGCCCGGGTCAGAGAGGGTGGATACTGTCCCCTGCCCAGATGGTTAGAGCTGCCCAGGGACCACAGGGTGCAAAAAGTGGGCATCCAGGCAGAAGTGACAAGGGGAGTCCTGGGAGCCTGGCCTGCTGGCTCTGCAGGGTTGCCCCCTCAGATGTCCACCCGAGCTTATCACACTGGTCTCTGGACACAGACAGACCTCTGCCTCCTAAACTGTCGCCCCAGTCTGGCACCCACTGCAGAGCCAGACCCCGAGAGGGCAGCAAGCAAGGGTGGAGGGGAGCAGGGACAGAGGCTGTGTCGCTGCAGACCCCTCAGGACACAGGGTCTAGGCTGGGGCCTTTGGTCTGCCATGGATTGCACCTACCTCAGAGCAGGTGGCCCACCCTGAGCCCTGGCACTTTCCCCACTGCTTTGGGGCGGCTCCAGCTTTCTACCCTGGCTTCTTCACAGCCCTGGGCACCGGGCCACTTCATCACCTCCCCTCCCACTGGGGAAACCTAAACCAAATGCaaggcctctccccaccccaactctGGCCCAGGATGCCTCCCCTCTCCATCTCAGGGGCTCTGGCTCACTCGCGCCCAGCCTCCCTCACCTGGTCCAGGCCCAGCTGCCTGCACGGGAAAGAGAAGGTGAAACCCAGGGGCAGGCTCTGCCCACTCAGGCCCTGCTTCTGCTGGAAGTCCACGATGCAGTCCACAATGTGGTCAAAGAGCTGCAGGGGAGCAGAgtcaggtggggagtgggggcccCCCATcactcctctccctgccccctgcctccAGTCCAGGCTGAACATACCTGCCGTCCAGTGCCCTGGGCCACTTGCTCAGGGATGGCGTAGACTTGGCTGGTGATCTGCACACCTCCAGCAGTCACCCGCACCAAGAGGACCCGGAAGTGGGTGCCCCCGAGGTCCAGGGCTAAGAAGTCCCCACGCTCTGTGGGGCAGAGACCCTCAGTGCCAGCATGGGGAGGGGCCCGCTCTGGAGCCCCCAGGAGCCCAGGGCCTGCCAccaccccctcagcccaccctcaCCACTGCCGTCAGGCGTGGCGCGGACGTAGGTGGGCAGCATGCGCAGGGAGGAGGCCTCCCCACGGAGCCCCTGGGCCATGGCCTCGCGCATCTGGGCCTGCactatcaccagctgctcctggtccAGCCGAAAGGGCGCCAGTGTCTCCTCCAGCAGGCGCCGGTGGGCTGCCAGGCGGGCGGCCACTGCTGTCACCACGGCCACACCCCGGCCACCCCCATCCTCTGAGGGAAGGAAAGTGACACTGCACTCCGGGGCCAGGAGCGTCACCGTCTCCTGCAGGAGGCTGCGGAACCTGCAGGCAGGAGATGCACCGGGCTGGCTACCATCCCTGCAAACCGCCCCACTCAGTACACCCCACGCCACCCCATTGAAGTACTGGCCCAACACCCCACCAGGCCCCCTCTGCCTTGGTGTCCTGCCCCTGCAATAGTGGTACCCACTTGTGCATGCCACCTGCTTGCACAGGATGGAGTGTGCCCAGTACCTGGGGAATCGTGCCAACACCTGGCCTCCGGTGGCCACGGAGAGTCGGAGAGCCTGCTGCTCCCGGCTGTTCTGGAGGCGGCCCAAGACAGCGGCCAGGGCGGTAGCACATAGGCGGGCAGCTCGAGTGGTCACGGCCATGCACACACGCTGCACCAGCCCCACATCTGAGGGCCCCGGGCTCAGGCCCAGGCTCTGCAGGACAGCGAGGATTCTGGCCGTCCCAGCTGAGGGGCTGTGGAGGGACAGGACACTGGTTTGGGTCTCAGGGGTCCAGCCCCCCGCCCAGCTCCCAAATCCCAGCGGAAAACCCATGGCTCCCAGCTTGGCCAAGGCAGCGCCCCCTCTCACACTTACTCCTGCAGCTCAGCCACATGCTCCAGCCCCAGGGTGCCACGGCTCAGCAGGATAGGGGGCATGCTGCCCCCAAAGAGGAGGCCATGCTGGGCCAGGTGAGCCAGTACCAGCCGCACCAGCTCGCCCAGGTACAGGCCCCCAATCAACTTCTCAAACCTGCAGGGGGAGGACATGGGGGGACAGAGCCTTCCATAACCTTCAGCTCAGTAGGCCCAGCCTCTGAGACACCCCGGCCCCCCATAGGGTACCCAGGCAGGAGGCTCCAGAAGCAAATGGTGTCCCAAGAAGCCCGTGGGTGCTCATCAACCCCTGCTGCCCTCTGGCCTAAGTGAGGCCAACGCGGGCATGGGGACACGTCTCGGTTAGTCTCCAACCCCAATCCCTGCCAGCACCCACCAGAACCAGAGAGAGGGAAGCCAAGGGTTAAGAAATTGAGTTATGGGAGCTGGAGCCCTTGAGCCCTCTCTTCCTTGGGCCAAGCCAGGGCTCTCAGGAGGCAGAGAGTCTGGTTTGCAGGTCTGAGCTCAGAGGGACAGGTGGGACCCAGGGCCAGGAAGCAGCCACCTCTGGGCACCAGGATTCAAGGACTCCAGGTCCAGGGCATGGTCGAAGGGGGTCAgcaccagccccagggctctgtcGTCTCCGAAGGAACCCCACTCGACACTGACGCAAACGCGGCCCCGGTCCTCATCCAGCGCCACCACGTGCCGCGCCTCCTCCATGTAGCAGGCGTTGGTGCCCGTGTCTGCCAGGGATGCCCAGTCAGCACCCAATCACCAAGGAGCCTCCCCCCGCTGCCCCGCCCACCTTCACAAATGCCACCCTCACCTACAACGAGGCCGACCTCACAGGGCCCAAGCCCTGGGTCACAGCCCATCATGGTGCCCACTGTGTCGTTCACCACAGCAACCACACTGAGGCTGGAGACCTGCACAATGGAGAGGGCAGAGGTCGCGGAGCTGgggagtggggtagggagagcagGCAGGGCTGACCTGGGTGACAGGGCTCCCAGCCCCAGTCACCCCCCGTTCCCCCTTCAGCAGAGGCTCCCATCATCTAACAGTGGCATGTGTATATGGACCAGCTGGGGGCTCCTCCCAGACAGGGCCTGGCTGTACACTTTTGCTCCCCTCCAGGGTCCTGGGTCTTTATGTGACCTTTCCCACCCTCTGTGGGGAATCTTCGGGCCACACAAAGGGTCAACCCACTCGGCTGCCAACTAAACGATAGGATTGGAGATCCGAACACCCTCCAGGAGTGCCCTTGCCAGAAAGCCCtgtgatctatttccaaaatagcaaccatcgaaaaccctgtggggaCCAGAGCACTcgacacacgggatccaggatggaggaacccctcaagaccagtaaTGGAagcaatgataccaggagggtaggggaagatgaggggagaaaaggggaaccgattgcaatggtcgacatacacccccccccccaggggaacaaacaacagaaatgtgggtgaaaggagacagtgtagGGTGTAAGaattgaaaataacaataatttataatttatcaaggagtcatgagggtgggaaggtaggggatggaggggacaaaaagatgagctgataccaaggactcaagtaaaaagaaaatgttttggaaatgatggtggcaacatatgtacaaatgcacttgatacaattgatagacGGATTGTCCgaagagctataagagctccaatgaaatgatttattaaaataaaatggaaatttttaaaaaagaaaagtccaTGGGACACTGTCCCCCCAACATTCCTGGGGGCACAGCAACTGCTGCTCTGCCCCAGTTTCCTGTTCTGTGCAATGGGGAGGTGGCCACTTTCCCAGGCTGCAACCTGGGTGGGCTGCacgtgctgggtgggctgagggcacTCCTGGAGGCACAGAGTGGTGCATCGGGGCACCTCCAGGCGCCCAGGACTCAGCCCTGAGGGCAGCCCTCCCCGCGCAACTGCCCACTGACTCACCCCCTGCCTCTCGAGGGCTTCTCTCAGCAGCCGGACCACATCCTGGCCTTCCACATCACTGCACTTGAAGCCCTTGGTCCAGGAAATGAGGGTGCTCTGAGGGCAGAGAAGCCAGGCCCCCTTCATAGGTCTTCCTGGATGGCATGCCCCTCCACTGACTGCCCTTTGCCCTGCCCCCCTCACCTGGTCCAGGCCCGTCTGGTGACAAGGGAAGGAGAAGTTGAACCCGAGCGGCAGAGTCCGGCTGCGCACTGGCAGTGCCTCCAGGAACTCGGCCAAGCAGCGGGCGGCGAAGTCGAAGAGCTGCCGGAGGTGTGGGCGCTGTCACTGTGCCCTGTCCACCCCGCCCAGCGCTCAGAGGTCGGGCCAGGGATGCTCACCTGCTGTCCGGGGCCCAGCATCACGTCCGGGGGGATCACAAACTCCCGGCTCCTAGGCTCCACCCTGCTGCCCTCAGTGCCCGTCAGAGTCACGCACATAACACGTATGGAGGCCCCTGTGGCCCCCAGCTCCAACACCATGAAGTCTCCCTGCTCTGGGGACAAGCAGGTCACGGAAAGGCATCGTTAGCCATGGCCTCCCAGGAACACGCTCATGACTGCCAAGTCTGGTCAGGGACCTGAGGAGTGGGGTGGGCAGAAGGGACCCTCTTCCCGGGCAGCACCCCTTGCCCAGGCCTGGCCACGCACCGGTGCCATTCGGGGTGGAGCCTATGTATGCCGGCAGCATCCGGACAGCAGAGACCGGGCCATTCTGCCCCAGTAGCGCCTGCTCCATGGAGCCCAGGAGGCTGGCCTGGATCTGCTGGAGCTGTGCCTCCGTCACCTCAAACTGCTTCAGGCATTCCTGCACCTGGGAAGAAACAGGCTGGTGTCCAGGAGGGAGCCTTGGCCAGGCTCCCCAACTTCAGCCCTGCAGAGACTGGCCCAGCCCGGCTCCCCCTTCTCACCACAGTCCAGGCAGCACCCTCCCTCAGCAGGCCACCACACATACTCCCCTGTGCCTACCTCCTCCGTCCCCACGCCACAGCCCTGTCCTAGCCCTGCATCCCTCCGTGGGGCTCTCAGGAAGGAGCGCCCTCCTTCTCAATCCTTCTCTCAGCCTCCTTGCCCAGAGCCAGCTGCTCCGGGAGCTGTCGCTGAATGAGCAGCCGGATGAACAAGCACGCAGGGAAATGTTTCCAATGGCCACTGATCCTTCTCCCGGAGCACGCTGATCAGGCCCAGCTGGGTGAGCATGGAGCCCAGTCCACAGAGGACAGCCCTGGGTCAGCCACTCAGCCTGTGACAAACTGCAACCGAGCCCCTGCGGGCTGCCCAGCACTGGTTCAGGCACCGATCACAGAGTGGTAGGCCATGGCCCACTCCTGCAGCTGGTGGTCCAATGTGGGGCACAGGAAACGGGACATCAGGCGTAAAACATGGCTCTGAGAGCAAGGATGGctattgggattttttttttcatttaaaaagacaggatTAAAAGCTAAAGAgtgggcaggggaggaggagagattgTTAAGTAGCTGGTCAGAGATAAGAGGTGTCCCAAGGTCAAGTCATTTGGAGCTCtgggggagagcagagagagatgCTCTTCAGAACAGGAGGTGGATTGGGGCCCAGACTGGGGCTGGGAGGCTTGGAGTACAGAGGGGAGGCATGGCAGGCAGGCGGCTCAGGTCCTCGCTCCACCATAGACTGTGGTTAGGTAACCCCAGTGGCATTGGGGCGCAGGAGGTGACATGCTGGGTTTCTAACCTCGCCATCGGCAGTTCAGTCACACTAACCACTctgcaggaagaagatgaggctcttGGCCCCCGTAAGTatttccagcctcggaaacccctaGGGCCCGCTCGGCTCTGTCCtacagcgtcactgtgagttggcatggccGCGATGGCGGTGAGTGTGGCTTGGTATTTGGCTCTAGAACAGCTTCGGTGCTTCACCTCTGCGTTCAGAACCTCCTGACAGACCCTCTCCGGCCTTCCAAGAGGTCCCAGCAGCCTTGACCGCCTCCGGTGTCAACCATTTCGTTCTGCTTGGGCCAGCTCTCGCTGGGCactgaggcagcagtcaagacaccCCACGCCATGGCATGCTgcgctgggaaaatctgctgcaagtgAGCTCTTTCAGAGCCTAACAAGCCAAGGGGtccctttgatgactaaggtgcacgCGCCTAACctgagccatggtcttttcaaccaCCCGCTAGCCGCCTAGCCCAGGCGGGACAGTGAGACAGGAAGGCAGAGGAGGATGGATGGAGCCGAGCTGCCTGGCTGGAGAAGCATGTCGAAGATGCCAGGGCTGTGGGCACAAACAAGTCCGTCTTGGAAGACGCCGCACCTGAAGTTTCCTGTGGAGCACTGATGGCGAGATCTATTTTGGACACATCAGGGAAGACCCCAAAGTCGCTTGCGTCAAAGGGACAGCATGAGTGACCAAGTAGAAGGTCCTTGAAAATGCAGGacgccctcaaagagatggactgactgaCTGAGCAAGGGTCCTAGCAAACAAGGGGCTCGTGCGGACGGTGGGCGGCGGGGCAACTCGGGGTCCATGTGCAtcctctaaccaccagctggaaccGGTGACAAGCGACCACATGGCCCCGGAACTCGGGTCCTCTCTGGTGGTAGACTTTCTAAAGCCCCTGCTTCTTCAAGCTCTATTTCCTGTGTCACACAGTTCCCTTGCTGTGACGCGTTTCCATCCCAAGCACCCACTACCCCAGCAGAATGACTCGAGCACCTGGACCATGaggctgttcctgagggggcccCGGGGCGAGGGTGggtgggcagaggaggaggactcAGCCACCCCCCAGTCTGTGTTGAGAAAGGGAAACCGCTCCCTACAGGAGGCAGATGACCTTAACTGTCGCCCGAATGTGGACTTATGAGCCTGAGTGACACTAGGTGCTTCCAGTGGCCACACCGCAAGGAAAGGTGACTGCTGTTTACtaagtgaggaaactgaggctcagagcagGGCCACCATCGCCCTAACCCAGGTAGCTATTAAGGTGCAGGCTGAACTTTGAACCCACATCGGGCTGCAAAGACTcacgactcactgccatcgagttgagtcatagtgaccctatagggcagggccgagctgcccctgtggggctccTTATGGGGGGAGAAAACCCtgactttctcctgctgagcagctgtggTTTCAACCTGCAGCCCTTGCGGTTAGCAGGCGCCCAACGCAGAACCTctacagccaccagggctccgaatgCAAAGAGCTGCCCCCCAAATGGAAGCATCCTAAGCACAGCAATGTCACCTGGAAGGCCCCTAACGTCCCCTGGGACGAGTACCGCCAGGGCACTGCGTCTGAGGAGAAGTCAACCTCCGAGCGCTCGCCTCTCACCACTTCCAAGTCACACCACGCGGAGCCCTGCTGCCACCACTTCTGCAGGACTGAAACCGTAATGAGCTGCAGAAGTGCCCCAGTGACGGGGCCAACCTGCTCCCCTGCTGTGGCTGCAGACAGGCATGCTGCATGAATGGCTGCGGGCAGAGCGATGGAATGGGATCACTCGGAGGAGCGTGTGCAGGGCTGTGCAGTCAGGAAGGGTGTTTTCTGGTTACATAATGCAGGCAGGAGCGCTCGGCGAACGTGGATGGGTGGTCTGGGTGGATGGATGTGCCTGTCCTGCTGGGTGTGCACAGCGACTCAGCAGACTAGGGGTGGGATGAGGCAAGGGCCAGCTGGAAGCAGCTCTGGAACAccccctttgtcccctcccccttcctgagAGTGGGGAGAGAGCCCTCAGGGAGAGGGGACAGGGCATCAGAGGCTGCGGCTTGTCCATGTGGCTTCAGTGTTGAGGCCTGCTCAGACTCTGGGACTGGGCAGTTTCCCTCCTCACCCAGTGGGCTTGATCACGGGCCCACCTCTCTGGGAGGGCAGAGATGGGACAAGATAAATCTAATGGAGACAGGCTCCCCTTTCCACACAGCACGGAGCCCCTGCTTaaggtgcttggctgctcactgaaaggttggaggcttgagtccactcagaggcactcAGGAAGCAGGGTCGAACCATCTACTTCCGACCAAGCAGCCCTGGGGAACCTGGCACAGCGCAGGTCTTCTCTGACCCACccaggcttcctccccccagcaccTAAGGCGCAGGCAGCCTGGAGAGCGGGGCTCGGTGACTCTCAGGGGGGCCAAGATGCTGAGAGACGGGGCCAGGCGCTGAACGCACACTGTCAACTAGCCCTCTTCTCCGAGagctgggtgaagggagccagccaGGGCCAAAGGGACTTTGATGGCCCTGTGAAGCCCcaccttccccacctccccaagGTCAAAGGGATGATCTCCCTACACTACAGATAAATGTCCCAAAGCCAGTAGGGTGCATGTGGTACTGGCCCAGGGTCTCAGGAGGCACTGGTAGGCTAGTGGTAGGCTAGTAGACACAGCTACAGGCTGGCCCAGGGCAGGTGCCCAGGGTGGACTCAGCCCAGGCTGGAGAGCAGGTAGACACCAAGCCTGGCCGAATGGAATACCCATTCGATGGGTACCGATCCATGCAGTCCCTGCCTCTCCGTGAGCTCCCGTCCTCCTCCCAGGTGGGCTGGGGGTTTAGACATGATTCTTCTCCATTTCACTGTTGGGAAACAGACTGAGAAACCCAAGCGGCTTACACAAGGGTTTCCTGctgggggtgcgggtggggaggAGGCTTCAAGGTCGTGGTCAAGATGACGGGCAAAAACAGAAAGTCATTTCCGAGCAAAGCTTGGGCAGGGGGTGTGACCTGGACAAGAAGTACAGAGACCGTCCAGCCCAGCCTCATCTGTGGTGCCTCTGCGGGAGGCCGTGGGGTGCCCTTGGAGTCGCAGGGAAGGTGGGGCTCAGCCTGAGTCACACAAGAGCGGCGAGGGAGGTAGCTTTCCAGATTTTGTCAaccagtttggggggggggggggttggtaaaAGCAACTCCATTGGAGCCCTGTGAGACCTTCAGTTCACCTTCCACCTACCTCACCTGTCTAAGCTTCCTGGTCCCATCAGTCAGGAGAGGAGACAATAAGCACCTTTAACTGGTTAGATTCTCAAGGGAGCTAGATCATGACCTGCTATGAAGGATGGGGTTCAGGGGACGTGGGCATGAACCCAGGGTGAACGACACCCATCAATCCTGCGCTTGACAGAAAAGTGCAGGAGGCAGGTGCCTGGTGCTGAACTTACCAGTTGGGTGCTGTCTGAGGGGTGAGGTGAGCACTCTGGGGGGGCACTAAGGGCCCCACCCCTGTGCCCTGGTCCTACAGGTCCATTAGAGTCCATCTGGTTCCACAGTGAGGTTCGGCCACCTACGAGAGAGAAGAGACCGTGAGGCTCTTACAGGAGGCTGTGACCTGGGCTCACCACTTCCTCCCTCCTGCAGGCAACAGGAAGGAAGCTGCAGCCAGAATCCAGAACATCTGAGTGTCACAGATCCTTTGGTAACCCACCAAAAAGGTCCTTGTTTTCCCAGAAACATGTGCACTGAGAGCATTGGGAAGGCTAGTCTCCAGCCCGTGTGTCAGTCATCCCTGTGCGCTTCCTATCTACCTGCCCATCCCCATGCAGCATGCCCAGGAACCTCAGGCATCAGCCATCACAGCCACACTGGTGCAGGGGGTGCGGGAGCGGATACGGGCCACAGCTGCCAGGCTGCCGTGTCTGAGAGGGGTCCGAGAGGCTGGAGAGTGTAATGAAGAGCGTGAGGCCAGAAGGGGCTGCTGATCACGGAGACATGGCGAGGGTGGACTGCCAAGGTCTCTATGGCAGGCTAAGGTGCCTCCAGGAATTCCTGAGTTAACAGACTCATCTGCTCGCCGAGAAGTTAGAGCTCCTGGtcatctaaaccagtggttctcaaccttcctaacgccgtgaccctttcatacagttcctcatgttgtggtgactccccaaccataacattattttcgttgctacttcataactgtaaattttgctactgaatcgggtgacccctgtgaaagggtcatttggcccccaaagagattgagacccacaggttgagaattgctgaccTAAAGGCATCTTAGAAGACAAACCTGACATCTatttacaaacaaacaacagcaaaaatcagccactaaaaaccctatggacttaaccacaaaaagacaaacaaccgACTAGAAAATTGGACAGTGATATGAACAGGTACTTCACCAAAGATTTTCAAATGATCGATAAAGGTCACTAAAACTCACTGcgaccgagttgattctgactcacagcgaccctgtcggacagaatagagcagcccctgtggtttgagactgcaactctgttagacaaaagcttcatctttctctcctgaggagcagctagcggtctcgaaccactgaccttgtagttaacaatcCAACTCATAACCCCAATGCCACCACTCCTACGAGGATGGCtaataaggaaccctggtagctctGTTGGGTAAATggtcggctgctaaccacaaggtaggtggttcaaacccagtagctATTCTGTGTGCAAAAATTGAGGCTGTTCCTGTGAAGAacaataatctcagaaacccagcataaggtcactatgacttgatggcagtgggtttgatttgggttcAGAATGGCCAAGATATTTAATTAAAAGAGAGAGTGAGTAACAAATGacagaggagacagagagaaagagggcaCTCACAGATGACT is from Tenrec ecaudatus isolate mTenEca1 chromosome 2, mTenEca1.hap1, whole genome shotgun sequence and encodes:
- the HK3 gene encoding hexokinase-3, which encodes MKVELRQRREEPGPPATQPLADVQETNTSRAPSGRTSLWNQMDSNGPVGPGHRGGALSAPPECSPHPSDSTQLVQECLKQFEVTEAQLQQIQASLLGSMEQALLGQNGPVSAVRMLPAYIGSTPNGTEQGDFMVLELGATGASIRVMCVTLTGTEGSRVEPRSREFVIPPDVMLGPGQQLFDFAARCLAEFLEALPVRSRTLPLGFNFSFPCHQTGLDQSTLISWTKGFKCSDVEGQDVVRLLREALERQGVSSLSVVAVVNDTVGTMMGCDPGLGPCEVGLVVDTGTNACYMEEARHVVALDEDRGRVCVSVEWGSFGDDRALGLVLTPFDHALDLESLNPGAQRFEKLIGGLYLGELVRLVLAHLAQHGLLFGGSMPPILLSRGTLGLEHVAELQDPSAGTARILAVLQSLGLSPGPSDVGLVQRVCMAVTTRAARLCATALAAVLGRLQNSREQQALRLSVATGGQVLARFPRFRSLLQETVTLLAPECSVTFLPSEDGGGRGVAVVTAVAARLAAHRRLLEETLAPFRLDQEQLVIVQAQMREAMAQGLRGEASSLRMLPTYVRATPDGSERGDFLALDLGGTHFRVLLVRVTAGGVQITSQVYAIPEQVAQGTGRQLFDHIVDCIVDFQQKQGLSGQSLPLGFTFSFPCRQLGLDQGILLTWTKGFNASDCEGQDVVTLLREAIGRRQAVELNVVAIVNDTVGTMMSCGYEDHRCEVGLIVGTGTNACYMEELQNVAGVPGDSGRMCINMEWGAFGDDGILSVPSTCFDASVDRASINPGKQRFEKLISGMYLGEIVRHILLHLNSLGVLFRGQQTQRLQSRDIFKTKFLSEIESDSLALRQVRTILEDLGLPLTSDDALVVREVCQAVSRRAAQLCGAGVAAVVEKIRENRGLEELAVTVGVDGTLYKLHPHFSSLVADTVRVLAPRCAVTFLQSEDGSGKGAALVTAVACRLAQMARV